Proteins encoded together in one Theileria parva strain Muguga chromosome 3 map unlocalized ctg_530, whole genome shotgun sequence window:
- the nth-1 gene encoding Endonuclease III-like protein, whose translation MKICFLKFFLKILALFLLTLQSFVKALSFLKFTPRWNYGWVAPRFFSRNYVVDIFGYFGKDVDMAVKKPAKSETSSKTKIQGLKTQKHQKELENLTAKDHLDNILNTKSELKNIFKHKRTLKISYEDDLPEKRLTKTKRDSKTDDFNVEEIIKSAKSESSDKAKHEKVEHEQLDSKTEDEKVNNFPIVEEGVCSIPNFTKVWNCIANKRNKEIAPVDLYGCHCVADPGEHFEFQTLVGCMLSSQTKDEITALTMKNLKKRGLTLDNILKMDEEELDSIISKVGFHKTKAKNIKKAAQILKDQYGGKVPSNKKDLESLPGIGPKMANLILQVAFNMVDGVAVDIHVHRITNRLGWVKTKTPEETSLKLQELLPKDLWSKINPLLVGFGQTFCTAAGPGCPTCPVNKWCPTGISNLRNRK comes from the exons ATGAAgatttgttttttaaaatttttccTGAAAATTCTCGCCCTCTTCTTATTAACACTGCAGTCGTTTGTCAAAGCATTGAGTTTTTTGAAGTTTACACCCAGGTGGAATTACG GCTGGGTTGCTCCGAGATTTTTTAGCCGCAATTACGTTGTTGATATATTCGGTTATTTCGGCAAAGACGTTGATATGGCCGTTAAGAAACCTGCTAAGAGTGAAACCTCAAGTAAAACTAAGATCCAAGGGCTGAAAACACAAAAACATCAAAAGGAGTTAGAAAATTTAACAGCTAAAGATCACCTGGATAACATCCTGAATACAAAATCTGAACTAaagaatatatttaaacacAAAAGAACACTAAAGATATCATACGAGGATGATTTGCCTGAGAAAAGATTAACTAAAACTAAACGAGATAGTAAAACCGATGATTTTAACGTGGAGGAGATCATTAAAAGTGCAAAATCAGAGAGCTCTGATAAGGCTAAACATGAAAAGGTCGAACATGAACAATTGGATAGTAAAACTGAAGACGAGAAAGTTAATAACTTTCCCATAGTAGAGGAGGGAGTATGTTCAATACCCAACTTTACAAAGGTCTGGAACTGTATCGCAAACAAAAGAAACAAG gaaaTAGCGCCAGTTGATTTGTATGGGTGTCACTGTGTGGCAGACCCAGGAGAACATTTTGAATTTCAAACCCTAGTGGGTTGTATGCTGAGTAGCCAAACTAAGGACGAAATAACCGCATTGACtatgaagaatttgaagaaaAGAGGGTTAACATTGGATAACATACTGAAAATGGATGAAGAAGAACTAGATTCAATAATAAGTAAAGTGGGATTTCATAAAACAAAGgctaaaaatattaaaaaagctgcacaaatattaaaggaCCAATATGGAGGGAAAGTACCATCGAATAAAAAAGACTTGGAATCATTGCCAGGAATAGGACCGAAGATGGCAAACTTGATACTGCAAGTG GCATTTAACATGGTGGATGGAGTTGCAGTGGATATACACGTGCACAGAATAACAAATAGACTGGGATGGGTAAAGACAAAAACACCGGAGGAAACAAGCCTAAAACTACAAGAATTGTTACCAaa agaCTTGTGGAGTAAGATTAACCCACTGCTGGTTGGATTTGGACAAACATTTTGTACAGCAGCTGGACCGGGATGTCCAACCTGCCCAGTAAACAAGTGGTGCCCAACAGgaatttcaaatttgagGAATCGCAAATAA
- the Rpl19 gene encoding 60S ribosomal protein L19-1 translates to MMLRLQKRLAASVLRCGKGRVWLDPNESSEIAMANSRFSVRKLISDGLIIKKGVAPHSRSRIRLYHLAKRMGRHTGIGKRKGSKGVRQPPKLLWMRRQRVLRRLLRKLRDSKKIDSHMYHNFYMRCKGNQFKNKRVLLEAIHAQKNAWVKQKAENELVEALRAKSKMLKEKRKARLSAM, encoded by the exons ATG aTGCTTCGTTTGCAGAAAAGACTTGCCGCTTCCGTGCTTCGCTGCGGAAAGGGCCGTGTTTGGCTCGACCCAAACGAATCCAGCGAGATTGCCATGGCCAACTCCCGTTTCAGTGTTAGAAAACTTATTAGTGACGGcttaataataaagaagGGAGTTGCTCCTCATAGCAGATCCAGGATCAGGCTTTATCACCTTGCTAAAAGGATGGGTAGACATACCGGTATTGGTAAAAGGAAGGGTTCCAAGGGTGTTAGACAGCCTCCAAAGCTCCTTTGGATGAGACGCCAACGTGTTTTAAGACGTTTATTGAGGAAACTTAGGGACTCTAAGAAAATCGACTCCCATATGTACCACAACTTTTATATGAGGTGTAAAGGTAACCAATTCAAGAACAAGCGTGTCCTTCTCGAGGCCATACATGCTCAGAAGAACGCTTGGGTCAAACAGAAGGCTGAAAACGAACTTGTAGAGGCGCTCAGGGCCAAGTCCAAGATGCTGAAGGAGAAGAGGAAAGCCAGACTTTCAGCtatgtaa
- a CDS encoding Iron only hydrogenase large subunit domain protein yields the protein MYSNAVKISGLNDYLNPGEECVLPLLKSDNKYEIRLNDKISDSNTQNKSNLPNDLLNNDIYKDNKLNVTTVDKNKKITVGLSDCLSCSGCLTSSEEILLKDENHLKVIEKMKNSDFCVISISPQTIFMLSSHYNMKAEKALRKLSYLFRFLGAKLIFDIGLAELLALTQSKEEFIYKYNNNTVSSTHSSDLDDTNRMVNGINKDLNNQNYKERRFNLPIITSHCPGWTLYAEKTLDQDLLNLISKVPSSQVIQGLLVKILSHTINYYNTIYHINYLKLFSSNCFLNSFLTNVNCNSNSENNIINNFKVTNNTKVYHISIVPCYDKKFETIRKEFQFDIKSLFSLYQSDSNPNTSGDPDDSQALETEPLVDDILSTSDIENILNSLGLKFTQLKEEPPDHLVNFLYYFNKINSIADLNINHNLTLPNYESRDFNHLMKLIRCSGLYSQSGGFAEEIFKHSCKQLFNVDVDNSNLKFMETINNDFKECTLLDSNNNVLLRFIIAYGFRNIQNIIKLLKSRKNTGDSSGNYYQNKSDSSGSSNGSDFVCDYIELMSCPGGCFNGAGQALQSPQSNPDSKKSILLNILPFFPDCVRKKYFKNLNLLKTQVDNQTTSASAFEGFLSETEYISTQDQVCQYFSNLLKLVQSRFDFNLNLSSQKNTMNLKW from the exons ATGTATTCAAATGCCGTGAAGATTTCCGGCTTGAATGATTACCTTAATCCTGGAGAAGAATGCGTTTTGCCTCTGTTAAAGAGTGATAACAAGTATGAAATAAGGctaaatgataaaatttcagACTCAAATACACaaaataaaagtaatttacCTAATGATTTGCTAAATAATGACATATACAAAgataataaactaaatgTTACAACCGTtgataagaataaaaagaTAACAGTTGGACTGAGTGACTGCCTCTCCTGCTCTGGATGCCTAACCTCATCAGAGGAGATACTTTTAAAGGATGAAAACCACTTGAAAgttattgaaaaaatgaaaaatagtGATTTCTGCGTCATTTCAATATCTCCTCAGACTATTTTTATGCTTTCAAGTCACTATAACATGAAGGCAGAAAAGGCGCTGAGAAAGTTATCTTATCTGTTTCGGTTTCTAGGTGCTAAATTGATATTTGATATCGGGTTGGCTGAATTGCTAGCTTTAACTCAAAGTAAAGAAGAGTTCATCTATAAGTACAACAATAACACTGTTTCCTCAACCCATTCAAGTGACCTCGATGATACTAACAGAATGGTTAATGGTATTAATAAGGATTTAAACAATCAAAATTACAAAGAGAGAAGATTTAATTTACCAATAATAACTAGTCACTGTCCTGGGTGGACATTATACGCTGAGAAGACTCTGGACCAggatttgttaaatttgataagtAAGGTACCAAGCAGCCAAGTCATACAAGGCTTGCTAGTAAAGATTTTATCCCATACAATCAATTATTACAACACCATTTACCATATTAACTACTTAAAACTATTTAGTTCTAACTGTTTTCTGAATAGTTTTCTAACAAACGTCAACTGTAATTCTAAtagtgaaaataatataataaataatttcaagGTCACTAACAACACGAAAGTATATCACATATCAATTGTTCCGTGCTATGATAAAAAGTTCGAAACAATAAGAAAGGAGTTTCAGTTCGATATTAAATCTCTCTTTTCACTTTATCAATCTGATTCAAATCCGAACACTTCTGGTGACCCAGATGACTCTCAAGCCTTAGAAACTGAGCCTTTGGTTGATGATATACTTTCAACTTCTGACATTGAGAATATATTGAATAGTTTGGGTTTAAAGTTTACTCAATTGAAAGAGGAGCCGCCCGATCATCTGGTTAATTTTCTGTATTATTTCAACAAGATTAACTCAATAGCCGACCTAAATATTAACCACAACCTGACCTTACCTAATTATGAAAGTAGAGATTTTAATCACTTGATGAAACTAATTAGATGCTCTGGGCTATATTCTCAAAGTGGAGGTTTTGCTGAGGAGATATTTAAACATTCTTGTAAACAGTTATTCAACGTAGATGTGGATAACAGTAACTTAAAGTTCATGGAAACCATTAACAATGACTTCAAG gAATGTACACTTTTGGACAGTAATAACAATGTGCTTTTGAGATTTATAATAGCCTACGGTTTTAGAAATATTCAGAACATAATCAAGTTGCTTAAATCCCGCAAGAACACCGGTGATTCTAGCggaaattattatcaaaataAGTCTGATAGTTCGGGGAGTTCAAATGGAAGCGACTTTGTATGTGATTACATAGAATTAATGTCCTGTCCTGGAGGCTGTTTCAACGGTGCCGGCCAGGCACTTCAGTCCCCTCAGAGCAATCCAGATTCTAAAAAGtctattttattaaatattcttCCATTTTTTCCTGATTGTGTTCGTAAAAAGTATTTcaagaatttaaatttattaaaaactCAAGTTGATAATCAAACTACAAGTGCCTCGGCTTTTGAGGGATTTTTAAGTGAAACTGAATATATTAGTACCCAAGATCAAGTGTGCcaatatttttcaaatttattaaagttGGTTCAGTCGAGgtttgattttaatttaaacctTAGTTCTCAGAAAAACACAATGAACCTTAAGTGGTGA